The following are from one region of the Jeongeupia sp. USM3 genome:
- a CDS encoding prepilin-type N-terminal cleavage/methylation domain-containing protein — translation MKKMQQGFTLIELMIVVAIIGILAAVAIPSYQNYTRKAAFTEIIQAAAPYKLAIAECYATQGDLTQCTAGAGGVPANITGGTGVVGKVEVAAAAGADGTVKVTVIPQAKKGLATGDTYILAGDAVAVTGAGGEKNLVWDVDSTSGCIAKGYCKRSAATSVSASASP, via the coding sequence ATGAAAAAGATGCAACAGGGCTTCACCCTGATCGAACTGATGATCGTTGTTGCGATCATCGGTATTCTGGCTGCGGTGGCGATTCCGTCGTATCAGAACTATACCCGCAAAGCCGCGTTTACTGAAATCATTCAAGCTGCTGCACCGTACAAATTGGCGATTGCTGAATGCTATGCGACGCAGGGTGACTTGACTCAATGTACTGCTGGTGCAGGTGGCGTTCCCGCAAATATTACTGGTGGCACGGGTGTTGTGGGCAAAGTTGAGGTTGCTGCCGCAGCCGGTGCAGACGGTACGGTAAAGGTTACCGTCATCCCGCAAGCTAAGAAAGGTTTGGCTACCGGCGATACATACATCTTGGCCGGTGATGCTGTTGCGGTAACGGGCGCTGGTGGCGAGAAGAACCTGGTTTGGGATGTAGACTCCACGTCGGGTTGTATTGCCAAGGGCTACTGCAAGCGCAGCGCAGCTACCTCGGTCTCTGCTTCGGCCTCGCCGTAA
- a CDS encoding SulP family inorganic anion transporter encodes MILSTVLSRVMPGLPELMNYPRRHWRADVQAGLSVAAVALPVGVAYAQLAGFSPIVGLYSTILPMIVYALMGSSRQLVVGPDAATCAMIAATLTPLAVPGSEQYMGLAVSLTLMAGLFCMLASRFRLGFLADFLSRPILAGLLNGVAINIVIGQLGKISGLTLAGKDVIGQLLSLLEQLGRVHWPTLALSLATIAAYFAVKYRVPRGPAALVAMAGATLASGLFTLSQYGIAVVGPLPSGLPRLVWPSLPHEALGTLVPAAAALALISFSSAMLTGRSFAAKNGYDIDANREFLALGAADVASALSQGFAISGADSRTAVNDAAGGQTRMVSIVGAGALLLVLLVLTKPLAVLPIAALGAILIASAIGLMDLRGLIALRRYSRAEFNIALATLLGVVIIGVMPGILMAVGLALLRFLAQIARPSDQLFGRIGGHDGFYELAHYPDAKPVPGLLIYRFESPLTFFNADYFRQRLQALVHEQQPRWVVIDAVSIGDVDLTGAMAVRELQKQLAERGIVLALAGRTAQMLEWLRQRGIAVESTGIRFYPSRHAALAAYCAETGCGG; translated from the coding sequence ATGATCCTGAGTACCGTTCTGTCCCGCGTGATGCCGGGCCTGCCCGAGCTGATGAACTACCCGCGCCGGCACTGGCGCGCCGACGTCCAGGCCGGGCTGTCGGTCGCCGCGGTCGCGCTGCCGGTCGGCGTCGCCTACGCACAGCTCGCCGGCTTCAGCCCCATCGTCGGGCTGTACAGCACCATCCTGCCGATGATCGTCTACGCGCTGATGGGCTCGTCGCGCCAGCTCGTCGTCGGCCCCGATGCCGCAACGTGCGCGATGATCGCCGCAACGCTGACGCCGCTGGCCGTCCCCGGCAGCGAGCAGTACATGGGGCTGGCAGTCAGCCTGACCCTGATGGCCGGGCTGTTCTGCATGCTCGCCAGCCGCTTCCGGCTCGGCTTTCTGGCCGACTTCCTCTCCAGACCCATCCTCGCCGGCCTGCTCAACGGCGTGGCGATCAACATCGTCATCGGCCAGCTCGGCAAGATTTCCGGGCTGACACTGGCCGGCAAGGACGTGATCGGCCAGCTGCTGTCGCTGCTCGAGCAGCTCGGCCGCGTCCACTGGCCGACGCTCGCGCTGTCGCTGGCGACGATTGCCGCCTACTTCGCCGTCAAGTACCGGGTGCCGCGCGGGCCGGCAGCGCTGGTGGCAATGGCCGGCGCAACGCTGGCATCGGGCCTGTTCACGCTGTCGCAGTACGGCATCGCCGTGGTCGGCCCGCTGCCGTCGGGGCTGCCGCGGCTGGTCTGGCCGTCGCTGCCGCACGAGGCACTCGGCACGCTGGTGCCAGCCGCCGCAGCGCTGGCGCTGATCTCGTTCAGCAGCGCCATGCTCACCGGCCGCAGCTTTGCCGCCAAGAACGGCTACGACATCGACGCCAACCGCGAATTCCTCGCACTCGGCGCCGCCGACGTCGCCTCGGCGCTGAGCCAGGGCTTCGCCATCAGCGGCGCCGATTCGCGCACCGCGGTCAACGACGCCGCGGGCGGCCAGACGCGGATGGTGTCGATCGTCGGCGCCGGCGCGCTGCTGCTGGTGCTGCTGGTGCTGACCAAGCCGCTCGCCGTGCTGCCGATCGCCGCGCTCGGCGCGATCCTGATCGCGTCGGCAATCGGACTGATGGACCTGCGCGGGCTGATCGCGCTGCGCCGCTACAGCCGCGCCGAGTTCAACATCGCGCTGGCGACGCTGCTCGGCGTCGTCATCATCGGCGTCATGCCGGGCATCCTGATGGCGGTGGGGCTGGCGCTGCTGCGCTTCCTCGCCCAGATCGCCCGGCCGAGCGACCAGCTGTTCGGCCGGATCGGCGGTCACGACGGCTTCTACGAGCTGGCCCACTACCCGGATGCAAAGCCGGTGCCCGGGCTGCTGATCTACCGCTTCGAATCGCCGCTGACCTTCTTCAACGCCGACTACTTCCGCCAGCGGCTGCAGGCGCTGGTGCACGAGCAGCAGCCGCGCTGGGTGGTGATCGACGCGGTGTCGATCGGCGACGTCGACCTGACCGGCGCGATGGCGGTGCGCGAGCTGCAGAAACAGCTGGCCGAGCGCGGCATCGTGCTGGCACTGGCGGGGCGGACGGCGCAGATGCTCGAATGGCTGCGCCAGCGCGGCATCGCGGTCGAGAGCACCGGCATACGCTTCTACCCGTCGCGGCATGCGGCGCTGGCGGCGTATTGTGCGGAGAC
- a CDS encoding phosphoethanolamine transferase, with product MTAFRYAGIAVAGMFVAVNVATYCLSDISYSEFPLWTISLFVLLFVISVIGQWKYIAWVLAPAALLAPFEAFYLWYYRRPSSSHLYGILAESNFAEIVEFLSPWGSLFCLSVFTCGAFGVIWLCQWAGTWRVARKRLRLALFLLSASALVGVTLAHEITMLPQELGLSSDALSDKMSNDVFVDVKKTYFPGIYLRLWGYVDERRNMQLVMHEKAGFKFNARYVGSEKQIVVLIIGESSRKDRWSLYGYQRETNPELAKIKNLVVLRDMVTPWDSTRMSVPVMISRKPALSSSMVFPEKSVVSLFGEAGFHTYWISNQQTYGRYDSPITQFAGEANERFYLNPAEYSGPGSMDGVLVKKLEEILARKQQRVFVVLHMLGSHWNYKHRYPSEYDVFRPSLNDVGDVALQSASSRQEVSNSFDNTILYTDRVLSDVAKLLSAQKNPAFFWYASDHGEDLQQTDCALRGHGNSTRGSLEVPSIIYYNQAFYDISVGDVNLLQSNASKKISTQSVFYGLSWLAGVRAASLSSDKALSEMGFKEEKRMVNGKRAVSYDEAVSNLQCQPL from the coding sequence GTGACGGCCTTTCGATATGCCGGCATTGCCGTTGCTGGTATGTTTGTCGCAGTCAACGTCGCGACTTATTGTTTGTCAGACATATCATATAGCGAATTTCCACTATGGACGATCTCTCTGTTCGTTCTTCTCTTTGTGATTTCAGTGATTGGTCAATGGAAGTACATTGCATGGGTTCTGGCGCCGGCTGCATTGCTCGCACCATTTGAGGCATTTTATTTGTGGTACTATCGAAGACCCAGTTCTTCACATTTGTACGGCATTCTGGCCGAAAGCAATTTTGCGGAAATCGTAGAGTTCCTCTCCCCGTGGGGAAGTCTGTTTTGCCTGTCTGTTTTCACATGTGGCGCGTTCGGGGTGATCTGGTTATGCCAATGGGCGGGGACATGGCGTGTGGCACGCAAGAGGTTGCGGTTGGCCTTGTTTCTGCTAAGTGCCAGTGCGTTGGTCGGCGTGACATTGGCACATGAAATAACAATGCTTCCTCAAGAACTAGGACTGTCGTCGGATGCACTGTCCGACAAAATGTCAAATGATGTGTTTGTTGATGTAAAAAAGACTTACTTCCCGGGTATTTACCTGAGACTCTGGGGCTATGTCGATGAACGACGAAACATGCAGCTGGTGATGCATGAAAAAGCGGGCTTCAAGTTCAATGCTAGATACGTCGGGTCAGAAAAGCAGATTGTTGTATTGATCATTGGCGAGTCGAGCAGAAAAGATCGCTGGTCATTATACGGATACCAACGAGAAACAAATCCGGAGCTGGCCAAAATCAAGAATTTGGTAGTTCTTCGTGACATGGTGACACCGTGGGATTCGACACGAATGTCGGTGCCCGTGATGATTTCAAGAAAGCCGGCATTGTCCTCCAGCATGGTTTTCCCTGAGAAGAGCGTCGTTTCCTTGTTTGGAGAGGCGGGGTTTCACACCTATTGGATCTCTAACCAGCAAACGTATGGTCGTTATGACTCTCCAATTACGCAGTTCGCAGGAGAAGCCAACGAACGCTTCTATTTGAATCCGGCTGAATACAGTGGTCCGGGCAGCATGGACGGTGTGCTGGTAAAAAAATTGGAGGAGATATTGGCACGGAAGCAGCAGCGAGTTTTTGTGGTGCTGCATATGTTGGGGAGTCACTGGAACTATAAACATCGCTATCCGAGTGAGTATGATGTTTTTCGACCTTCTCTCAACGATGTTGGCGACGTTGCACTGCAAAGCGCTTCTTCTCGGCAAGAGGTTAGCAATAGCTTTGACAATACTATTCTATATACTGACCGAGTTTTGTCAGATGTGGCAAAGCTGCTTTCTGCACAAAAAAACCCTGCCTTTTTTTGGTACGCATCAGATCATGGTGAAGATTTGCAACAAACAGATTGTGCTTTGCGTGGTCATGGAAACTCAACTCGCGGCAGTTTAGAGGTTCCCTCTATCATTTATTACAATCAGGCTTTTTACGATATCAGTGTTGGCGATGTAAATCTGTTGCAGAGTAATGCAAGTAAAAAAATATCAACCCAGTCTGTATTTTATGGCTTGTCGTGGTTGGCTGGCGTCCGTGCTGCAAGCCTGAGTAGTGACAAGGCGTTGTCGGAGATGGGTTTCAAAGAAGAAAAACGTATGGTAAATGGGAAGCGAGCGGTGTCTTATGACGAAGCCGTGTCCAATTTACAGTGCCAGCCTCTCTAG
- a CDS encoding fused MFS/spermidine synthase, which translates to MKTTRVAIPMSVISAFMLSGISGLMYQVCWQRLLFTNFGVDVHSVTVLVSAFMAGLGIGGWAGGRIADKAGRWCLHVFVGVELALCLLGLISHRAILWVGEVTPLDSMWLPGMVNFILLLPPTFLMGMTLPLLTTYFAKNKSEVGSAIGGLYTINTVGAAAGVVFAGFIAFNFMTIADVIRVAALGNFIVAIGMVIYLSKEKA; encoded by the coding sequence ATGAAAACGACTCGCGTAGCCATTCCGATGTCCGTCATATCTGCATTCATGTTGTCAGGTATTTCAGGCTTGATGTATCAGGTTTGTTGGCAACGGTTGCTGTTTACCAATTTTGGTGTTGATGTTCACTCAGTTACGGTTCTGGTCTCGGCATTCATGGCCGGATTGGGCATTGGTGGCTGGGCTGGTGGCCGAATTGCCGATAAAGCCGGGCGTTGGTGCCTTCACGTATTTGTCGGCGTAGAGTTGGCATTGTGTTTGCTGGGCCTGATTAGTCATCGTGCCATTCTTTGGGTTGGTGAAGTCACGCCTCTCGATAGTATGTGGTTGCCTGGGATGGTGAACTTTATTCTACTACTACCGCCGACATTTCTTATGGGAATGACATTGCCACTATTAACTACGTACTTTGCAAAAAACAAGAGTGAAGTCGGGTCGGCGATTGGTGGGCTTTATACGATAAATACCGTAGGTGCGGCAGCGGGCGTTGTCTTTGCCGGGTTTATTGCGTTCAATTTCATGACAATTGCCGATGTAATCCGAGTGGCTGCCTTAGGCAATTTCATAGTTGCAATTGGGATGGTGATTTATCTGAGCAAGGAGAAGGCGTGA
- a CDS encoding nitronate monooxygenase family protein, protein MLAHHFKPLIIKGKSLLPIVQGGMGVGVSAHKLAGAVACEGGVGTIASVDLRHHHPDLLAQSEATKDQATLDALNLTALDREIRMAKDTAQGRGMIAVNVMKAVDIHAQYVRQACESGADAIVMGAGLPLDLPEMTADHPNVALIPILSDSRGIAVVLKRWMKKGKLPDAIVIEHPAHAGGHLGAATIEGVHDEKFEFERVLAETHELFAKLEIDPIPLIVAGGINSHEKVAHLLGCGANAVQLGTAFAVAEEGDAHINFKHVLAGAQKTDVVEFMSVAGLPARAVKTPWLAKYLKMEAKAQANAKADPRRCTQSLNCLSVCGFRDGLAKIGQFCIDLKLAAAVRGEVNQGLFFRGSENLPFGSAIRPVKELMDYLLTGHRPAGLSA, encoded by the coding sequence ATGCTTGCACATCATTTCAAACCGCTGATCATCAAGGGCAAATCGCTCTTGCCCATCGTCCAGGGCGGCATGGGCGTCGGCGTCTCGGCGCACAAGCTCGCCGGCGCGGTCGCCTGCGAGGGCGGCGTCGGCACGATCGCCTCGGTCGACCTGCGTCACCACCACCCGGACCTGCTGGCGCAAAGCGAAGCCACCAAGGACCAGGCCACGCTCGACGCGCTGAACCTGACCGCGCTTGACCGCGAAATCCGCATGGCCAAGGACACCGCACAGGGCCGCGGCATGATCGCCGTCAACGTGATGAAGGCCGTCGACATCCACGCGCAGTACGTGCGCCAGGCGTGCGAATCCGGCGCCGACGCCATCGTCATGGGCGCCGGCCTGCCGCTCGACCTGCCCGAGATGACCGCCGACCACCCGAACGTGGCGCTGATCCCGATCCTGTCCGACAGCCGCGGCATCGCCGTCGTGCTCAAGCGCTGGATGAAGAAGGGCAAGCTGCCCGACGCCATCGTCATCGAACACCCGGCGCACGCCGGCGGCCACCTCGGCGCCGCGACGATCGAGGGCGTCCACGACGAGAAGTTCGAGTTCGAACGCGTGCTCGCCGAGACGCACGAACTGTTCGCCAAGCTCGAAATCGACCCGATCCCGCTGATCGTCGCCGGCGGCATCAACAGCCACGAGAAGGTTGCGCACCTGCTCGGCTGCGGCGCCAACGCCGTCCAGCTCGGCACCGCTTTCGCCGTCGCCGAGGAAGGCGACGCGCACATCAATTTCAAGCACGTGCTCGCCGGTGCGCAGAAGACCGACGTTGTCGAATTCATGTCGGTTGCCGGCCTGCCGGCCCGCGCGGTGAAGACACCGTGGCTCGCCAAATACCTGAAGATGGAAGCCAAGGCCCAGGCCAACGCCAAGGCCGACCCGCGCCGCTGCACCCAGTCGCTGAACTGCCTGTCGGTCTGCGGCTTCCGCGACGGCCTCGCCAAGATCGGCCAGTTCTGCATCGACCTCAAGCTCGCGGCCGCCGTGCGCGGCGAGGTCAACCAGGGCCTGTTCTTCCGCGGCTCGGAAAACCTGCCCTTCGGCAGCGCCATCCGCCCGGTCAAGGAACTGATGGACTACCTGCTGACCGGCCACAGGCCGGCCGGGCTCAGCGCCTGA
- the katG gene encoding catalase/peroxidase HPI, translating into MNSSVNTQGKCPVMHGAQTKLVSAGPSNRDWWPNQLNLGILHQNSSLSDPMDPAFNYAEAFRQLDYQALKQDLVALMTDSQDWWPADYGHYGGLMVRMAWHAAGTYRVGDGRGGAGSGMQRFAPLNSWPDNVNLDKARRLLWPVKQKYGRQISWADLMVLAGNVALESMGFKTFGFGGGRPDVWEPDESTYWGAEKTWLDDKRYSGDRDLENPLAAVQMGLIYVNPEGPNGNPDPVAAARDIRESFGRMAMGDEETVALIAGGHTFGKTHGAGPASHVGAEPEAAGLEAQGLGWHSSFGSGKGADAIGSGLEVVWTTTPTKWSNNFFWNLFGYEWELTKSPAGAHQWTAKGAGATIPDPFDPAKKRVPTMLTTDLSLRFDPAYEKISRRFMEHPDEFADAFARAWFKLTHRDMGPRARYLGPEVPAEALIWQDPIPAVDHPLVDESDVAALKAKVLASGLTVPQLVSTAWASASTFRGSDKRGGANGARIRLAPQKDWDVNQPAQLAAVLKTLEGIQQAFNQSGGKKVSLADLIVLAGCAGVEQAAKNAGHAVMVPFSPGRMDASQEQTDVVSFAPLEPVADGFRNYLKAQYGVPAEELLVDRAQLLTLTAPEMTVLVGGLRVLGASDSQHGVFTERAGTLSNDFFVNLLDMGTVWQPVSDAADVFKGSDRKTGALRWTATRVDLVFGSNSQLRALAEVYASSDAQEKFVRDFVAAWTKVMNADRFDLA; encoded by the coding sequence ATGAACAGCAGCGTCAACACCCAAGGCAAGTGTCCGGTCATGCACGGCGCGCAGACCAAGCTGGTTAGCGCCGGCCCGTCCAACCGCGACTGGTGGCCCAACCAGCTCAACCTGGGCATCCTGCACCAGAATTCGTCGCTGTCCGACCCGATGGACCCGGCGTTCAACTACGCCGAAGCCTTCAGGCAGCTCGACTACCAGGCGCTGAAGCAGGATCTGGTGGCGCTGATGACCGACTCGCAGGACTGGTGGCCGGCCGACTACGGCCACTACGGCGGGCTGATGGTCCGGATGGCGTGGCACGCCGCCGGGACCTACCGCGTCGGCGACGGCCGCGGCGGTGCCGGCAGCGGCATGCAGCGCTTCGCGCCGCTGAACAGCTGGCCGGACAACGTCAACCTCGACAAGGCGCGCCGGCTGCTGTGGCCGGTCAAGCAGAAGTACGGCAGGCAGATTTCGTGGGCCGACCTGATGGTGCTCGCCGGCAACGTCGCGCTCGAGTCGATGGGCTTCAAGACCTTCGGCTTCGGCGGCGGGCGTCCGGACGTGTGGGAGCCGGACGAGAGCACCTACTGGGGCGCCGAGAAGACCTGGCTCGACGACAAGCGCTATTCCGGCGACCGTGATCTGGAAAACCCGCTCGCCGCCGTGCAGATGGGGCTGATCTACGTGAACCCGGAAGGCCCGAACGGCAATCCGGACCCGGTTGCCGCGGCGAGGGACATCCGCGAAAGCTTCGGCCGGATGGCGATGGGCGACGAGGAAACCGTCGCGCTGATCGCCGGCGGCCATACCTTCGGCAAGACCCACGGCGCCGGCCCGGCGTCGCACGTCGGCGCCGAGCCCGAAGCTGCCGGCCTCGAGGCGCAGGGGCTGGGCTGGCACAGCAGCTTCGGCAGCGGCAAGGGCGCCGATGCGATCGGCAGCGGTCTGGAAGTCGTCTGGACCACGACGCCGACCAAGTGGAGCAACAACTTCTTCTGGAACCTGTTCGGCTACGAATGGGAGCTGACCAAGAGCCCGGCCGGTGCGCACCAGTGGACCGCCAAGGGCGCCGGCGCAACGATTCCGGACCCGTTCGACCCGGCCAAGAAACGCGTGCCGACCATGCTGACCACCGACCTGTCGCTGCGCTTCGATCCGGCCTACGAGAAGATCTCCCGCCGCTTCATGGAGCACCCGGACGAGTTTGCCGACGCCTTTGCCCGCGCCTGGTTCAAGCTCACCCACCGCGACATGGGGCCGCGTGCGCGCTACCTCGGCCCGGAAGTGCCGGCCGAAGCGCTGATCTGGCAGGACCCGATCCCGGCGGTCGACCACCCGCTGGTCGACGAATCGGACGTTGCCGCACTCAAGGCCAAGGTGCTGGCGTCGGGGCTGACCGTGCCGCAGCTCGTGTCGACCGCCTGGGCATCGGCGTCGACCTTCCGCGGCTCGGACAAGCGCGGCGGTGCCAACGGCGCCCGCATCCGGCTGGCGCCGCAGAAGGACTGGGACGTCAACCAGCCGGCGCAGCTGGCGGCGGTGCTCAAGACGCTCGAAGGCATCCAGCAGGCATTCAACCAGTCCGGTGGCAAGAAGGTCTCGCTGGCCGACCTGATCGTGCTCGCCGGCTGTGCCGGCGTCGAACAGGCGGCGAAGAACGCCGGCCATGCGGTGATGGTGCCGTTCTCGCCGGGCCGCATGGATGCCTCGCAGGAGCAGACCGACGTCGTTTCGTTCGCGCCGCTCGAGCCGGTGGCTGACGGCTTCCGCAACTATCTCAAGGCGCAATACGGCGTGCCGGCCGAGGAACTGCTGGTCGACAGGGCGCAGCTGCTGACGCTGACCGCGCCCGAGATGACCGTGCTCGTCGGCGGCCTGCGCGTGCTGGGTGCCAGCGACAGCCAGCACGGCGTATTCACCGAACGGGCCGGCACCCTGAGCAACGACTTCTTCGTCAACCTGCTCGACATGGGCACGGTGTGGCAGCCGGTGTCCGATGCCGCCGACGTGTTCAAGGGAAGTGACCGCAAGACCGGCGCTTTGAGATGGACCGCGACGCGCGTCGACCTGGTGTTCGGTTCCAACTCGCAGCTGCGGGCGCTGGCCGAGGTCTACGCGTCGAGCGACGCGCAGGAGAAGTTTGTCCGCGACTTCGTCGCCGCCTGGACCAAGGTGATGAACGCCGACCGCTTCGACCTCGCCTGA